In Luteitalea sp. TBR-22, one genomic interval encodes:
- a CDS encoding YqaA family protein has product MTLIVLFLWAFAAATILPLSSEVPLAVEVARTGHWHVPVAVATVGNVLGAATTYGLARLAVTRAPEPSPRVARAAALLARYGSPVLLLSWVPLIGDVLVALAGAARMPLAPFLLWTTIGKAARYVAVAYVSWQLEI; this is encoded by the coding sequence ATGACGCTGATCGTCCTCTTCCTCTGGGCCTTTGCCGCCGCGACGATCCTGCCGCTGTCGTCCGAGGTGCCACTGGCCGTCGAGGTCGCGCGCACCGGTCACTGGCACGTGCCCGTGGCCGTGGCCACGGTGGGCAACGTGCTGGGGGCGGCGACCACCTACGGGCTCGCGCGGCTGGCGGTGACCCGCGCGCCCGAGCCCTCGCCGCGCGTCGCGCGTGCCGCGGCGCTGCTCGCCCGCTACGGGTCGCCCGTCCTGCTGCTCTCGTGGGTGCCGCTCATCGGCGACGTGTTGGTGGCGCTCGCCGGCGCGGCGCGCATGCCGCTGGCGCCGTTCCTGCTCTGGACGACCATCGGCAAGGCGGCGCGCTACGTCGCTGTGGCCTACGTGAGCTGGCAATTGGAAATTTGA
- a CDS encoding ThuA domain-containing protein, whose translation MTTRHAATMAVIAGTTAGLLVAVQGVGAQGGGRAQVAAGLFRALDANGDGSLTREETQAGFDGWFTKWKAADAAGLTNESLMMGLSQVLPDTGPQCGGRSPNPRTPCQPDVDAMTAQLPAAAPAKAARPRKVLVLARAAGFVHSSIPLAARTVEELGKKTGAWTTTVSYDAADITEANLKQYDAIFLASTTGHFLDDPKDAAATAARRKAFLDFVRGGKGIAAIHAASDAYHASAAALKRAGQGADPTAARLAALGPGIMSAFPMAGRILAEGDADKSGALSRDEVKAVGGAWFDKVDTGRTGRVSQADFVARYDLLMPPPPARPTRPGNGQAAATELGPDDQVGTWPEFNMLIGGMFKFHWNDGQEITYKVDDPASPLTAPFKGHAPFVVADETYTFGREVYSRRNLRVLTSVDMAKMTPEDKAKEQFPRPDGDHALSWIRAEQKGRVFYMSHGHNEKVYANPVLLQHLLAGIQYALGDLKADDSPSQK comes from the coding sequence ATGACTACGAGACATGCGGCGACGATGGCCGTGATCGCCGGGACGACGGCGGGGCTGCTGGTGGCGGTGCAAGGCGTCGGCGCGCAGGGCGGCGGGCGGGCGCAGGTGGCGGCCGGCCTGTTCAGGGCGCTCGACGCCAACGGCGACGGCAGCCTGACGCGCGAGGAGACCCAGGCCGGCTTCGACGGCTGGTTCACGAAGTGGAAGGCCGCCGACGCGGCGGGGCTGACCAACGAGTCGCTGATGATGGGCCTCTCGCAGGTGCTCCCCGACACGGGTCCGCAGTGCGGTGGCCGCAGCCCCAATCCGCGCACGCCGTGCCAGCCCGACGTCGACGCGATGACGGCGCAGCTGCCTGCCGCGGCACCGGCGAAGGCAGCCCGCCCGCGCAAGGTGCTCGTGCTGGCGCGTGCCGCCGGCTTCGTGCACTCCTCGATCCCGCTCGCCGCCCGTACGGTGGAGGAACTCGGCAAGAAGACCGGGGCGTGGACGACGACGGTCAGCTACGACGCGGCCGACATCACCGAGGCCAACCTGAAGCAGTACGACGCAATCTTCCTCGCCAGCACCACCGGCCACTTCCTCGACGATCCGAAGGACGCCGCCGCGACCGCGGCGCGCCGCAAGGCCTTCCTCGACTTCGTGCGCGGCGGCAAGGGCATCGCCGCCATCCACGCCGCCTCCGACGCCTACCACGCCAGCGCGGCGGCTCTGAAGCGCGCAGGGCAGGGCGCCGACCCGACGGCCGCGCGGCTCGCGGCACTCGGCCCCGGCATCATGTCGGCCTTCCCGATGGCCGGTCGCATCCTCGCCGAGGGCGACGCCGACAAGAGCGGCGCGCTCAGCCGCGACGAGGTGAAGGCGGTGGGCGGGGCCTGGTTCGACAAGGTGGACACCGGCAGGACGGGCCGGGTGAGCCAGGCCGACTTCGTGGCCCGGTACGACCTGCTGATGCCGCCGCCTCCCGCGCGCCCCACGCGGCCGGGCAACGGCCAGGCCGCGGCCACCGAACTCGGCCCCGACGATCAGGTCGGCACGTGGCCCGAGTTCAACATGCTCATCGGCGGCATGTTCAAGTTCCACTGGAACGACGGCCAGGAGATCACCTACAAGGTCGACGACCCGGCCAGCCCGCTCACGGCGCCCTTCAAGGGACACGCGCCGTTCGTCGTCGCCGACGAGACCTACACGTTCGGCCGCGAGGTGTACTCGCGCCGCAACCTGCGGGTGCTGACCAGCGTGGACATGGCGAAGATGACGCCCGAGGACAAGGCCAAGGAGCAGTTCCCGCGGCCCGACGGCGATCACGCGCTCAGCTGGATCCGCGCCGAGCAGAAGGGCCGCGTGTTCTACATGTCGCACGGCCACAACGAGAAGGTGTACGCCAACCCGGTGCTCCTGCAGCACCTGCTGGCCGGCATCCAGTACGCGCTCGGCGACCTGAAGGCCGACGACTCGCCGAGCCAGAAGTAG
- a CDS encoding IPT/TIG domain-containing protein, whose amino-acid sequence MSTRVRRALTCLSTVLLLVTLTAATARAGTAVLKGRVTDKATGQPIANALVTLYEVFLGVNNVSWGATFTNANGEFTHLGSDTKVYRLRAFDRAYRQQVYDGLDCAYWGGGQCDTAMNAGTIISPGDDASCNPGPCTVTGLDFALERLPAPSISSITPNSGTKDGGTSVLITGSNFYGLPAVEIAGRDFNDMTVTGPGTITAKTPSNPVGPANVSITTSSKVTLVGGFTYTGPQPAPTLTAVSPASGVTTGGTPITLTGTNFSGSPTVTVGGVAATGVTVINSTTITAVTPTGTAGARDVVVTTLGGDATLVGGFTYVAPPTVSGLTPSSGPTAGGTTVTITGSNFTADTQVRFSGVIAQSVTVSSATTLTAVTPGGAAGAADVRVTTPGGDITLPGGFTYRPPPPTLSGIAPASGPVAGGTPVTLTGQWSADVTRVTIGGADATSVVQAGGSLTAVTPPGAAGPRDVVVTTLGGDATLVGGFTYVAPPTVSGLTPSSGPTAGGTTVTITGTDFVGSTTVTLGGVAATAVAVVNSTTLTAVTPQRSAGARSVVVTTPYGSATSPTPFTFAASPTVLSVSPNSGPTTGQTTIAITGTGFEGTPTVTLRGIPATDVTRLGPTLLTAVTPAAAVGPSDVTVTAAGGSATAAGAFTYIDPASLTGPARIDVVTPVAGTVNGGTVVTVCGYRLDAAVTILFGARAGTNVQPLFGDCVAVRTPAGVALGPVDVTILTAAGKATRAAGFSYLPVPQLGTFGAITPSRGSQAGGTTVLIAGDGFVGAPIVRIGGALATSVTVINPGYLTAVTPPGTGVGDLSVEVGGATATRAGAFTYLPVTPGAPTIASVAPVSGPLSGGTLVTICGQNLDTQTAVLFGGRPGPVQTRGEGCLRAYTPFNDTAGAVDITVLAPGGSTTRSAAFSYVTPGPLLSSGPLGDGTMSVVAGYVAGTSPNAIVPQDLNGVEDVYLSDNAGGPRRLVSANPAGAAGNGRSTLPRLSATGRFLTFVSAASDLVPGDTNFADDVFLLDRDSDGNGTFDEPGTWSLRRVSVDTTGLQGNGNSGQAEISPDGYWVAFASAATNLVAGDVNDMPDIFLHHWPSGTTTRVSQRSDGGPANLASRVPKISRDGKRVVFASRASDLVPGDGNGLLDVFLWEQATGAITRLSTARNTGGLGDASGESDLPTISADGTRVTFWTKAADIVGTQPGLLPDWQVVVVDLAPPLSGDAAVATTTDPFAAGRATVSDVGLAPAWRAFAGAAVTVPDNGRHWLATSVSGGLGNGPSTNAQISGDGRTVVFESAASDLVPDDTNGVSDVFLVRIDESGAPGAPERVSLDAAGRQIESPSRSPVVSFDGGVVGFVSGAGLTPESVGQSGSWLYVRLPSTWVSSVTPAHGQAGTSVTLTLRGGGLVPGTTVRLGQGTPVVAQAVSGSALTVTLPVSGSGVLDVVVTDPDGSSATLPGAFTVTTAGTEDADADGLPDTWEQAFGLSAVSASGRDGAGGDADGDGLSNAAEFAQGTHPAGVFTRYLAEGATSSFFSTRIALANPSSTTPVTALLHFQKGDGSSVPLTVVVPARESRKIVVESVPGMAEAEFATLVESDGPVVVDRLLSWDRGTGYGSHAEASLPATSTTWYLAEGATHSGFELFYLLQNPSATEAQVRVRYLRPSGPPLERTYPVAPRSRFNIWVDLETFTTGGVTETLASTDVSAAIEVINGVPIIAERAMYLNRNGQTFAAGHESAGIRAPATEWFLAEGATLNYFDEFLLLANPNAADAQATITYLLEDGSTRQRAMTVPANTRQNVWVNVEQFDGTPGYPMANVAHSTRVTVTNGVPIVVERAMWWPRESPNWVEAHNSPGAVVTGTAWAVAEGQAQASPRVSTYLLVANTAATDATVTLTLMFEGAAPVSRTFTVAPTSRRTFDVAAEFPEAMGRTFGARVESVGAGGEAIVVECAIYSDAQGVTWAAGSNHLATRLR is encoded by the coding sequence ATGAGTACCCGTGTCCGGCGTGCGCTGACCTGCCTCTCGACCGTCCTCCTGCTGGTCACGCTGACTGCCGCGACCGCTCGTGCCGGCACCGCCGTCCTGAAGGGGCGCGTGACCGACAAGGCCACCGGGCAGCCGATCGCCAACGCGCTGGTGACCCTCTACGAGGTCTTCCTCGGGGTCAACAACGTCTCGTGGGGCGCCACCTTCACCAACGCCAATGGGGAGTTCACCCATCTTGGTAGCGACACGAAGGTGTACCGGCTGCGTGCCTTCGACCGCGCCTACCGCCAGCAGGTGTACGACGGCCTCGATTGCGCGTATTGGGGGGGCGGCCAGTGCGACACGGCGATGAACGCGGGCACGATCATCAGCCCGGGAGACGACGCCTCCTGCAATCCGGGCCCGTGCACGGTCACGGGCCTCGACTTCGCGCTCGAGAGGCTGCCCGCGCCGTCCATCAGCAGCATCACGCCGAACTCCGGGACCAAGGACGGCGGCACGTCCGTGCTCATCACGGGCAGCAATTTCTACGGCCTGCCGGCGGTGGAGATTGCCGGTCGGGACTTCAACGACATGACCGTGACGGGCCCCGGCACGATCACGGCAAAGACGCCTTCCAATCCGGTCGGGCCGGCCAACGTCAGCATCACCACCAGCAGCAAGGTCACGCTCGTCGGCGGCTTCACCTACACGGGGCCGCAACCGGCGCCGACGCTGACGGCCGTGTCGCCGGCCTCGGGCGTCACGACGGGCGGGACGCCCATCACGCTCACGGGCACCAACTTCAGTGGGTCTCCCACCGTCACCGTCGGTGGTGTGGCGGCTACCGGCGTGACCGTCATCAACAGCACCACGATCACTGCAGTCACGCCCACCGGTACGGCCGGGGCCAGGGACGTGGTGGTCACGACGCTCGGCGGCGACGCCACGTTGGTCGGTGGCTTCACGTACGTCGCCCCACCGACCGTGAGTGGCCTCACGCCCTCGTCCGGGCCGACGGCCGGCGGGACCACGGTCACCATCACGGGGAGCAACTTCACTGCGGATACGCAGGTGCGGTTCAGCGGGGTCATCGCCCAGTCGGTCACGGTCTCGAGCGCGACGACCCTGACCGCGGTGACCCCCGGCGGCGCGGCGGGCGCTGCGGATGTGCGCGTGACGACACCGGGCGGCGACATCACCCTGCCGGGCGGCTTCACCTATCGGCCCCCACCCCCGACCTTGAGCGGCATCGCGCCGGCCAGCGGCCCCGTGGCGGGTGGCACCCCGGTGACGCTGACCGGGCAGTGGTCGGCCGACGTGACCCGGGTCACCATCGGCGGCGCAGACGCGACCTCGGTCGTGCAGGCCGGCGGGTCGCTGACGGCGGTGACGCCGCCCGGTGCCGCCGGCCCCCGGGACGTGGTGGTCACGACGCTCGGCGGCGACGCCACGTTGGTCGGTGGCTTCACGTACGTCGCCCCACCGACCGTGAGTGGCCTCACGCCCTCGTCCGGGCCGACGGCCGGCGGGACCACGGTCACCATCACCGGCACGGACTTCGTCGGCAGCACCACCGTCACGTTGGGGGGAGTCGCCGCGACCGCGGTTGCCGTCGTCAACAGCACCACGCTCACCGCCGTCACGCCGCAGCGCTCGGCCGGCGCGCGCAGCGTCGTGGTCACGACGCCATACGGCTCGGCGACGTCGCCCACGCCCTTCACCTTCGCGGCGAGCCCCACGGTACTGTCGGTCAGCCCCAACAGCGGTCCGACGACCGGCCAGACGACCATCGCCATCACCGGCACCGGGTTCGAAGGCACGCCCACCGTGACGCTGCGTGGCATCCCGGCGACCGACGTCACGCGGCTCGGTCCGACCCTGCTGACCGCGGTCACGCCGGCCGCGGCTGTCGGGCCCAGCGACGTGACCGTGACGGCCGCCGGGGGATCGGCCACGGCGGCCGGCGCCTTCACCTACATCGATCCGGCGAGCCTCACCGGACCGGCGCGCATCGACGTCGTCACGCCGGTGGCCGGGACCGTCAACGGCGGTACGGTGGTCACCGTGTGCGGCTATCGGCTCGACGCCGCCGTCACCATCCTGTTCGGCGCCCGCGCCGGTACCAACGTGCAGCCCTTGTTCGGCGATTGTGTGGCCGTGAGGACACCGGCCGGCGTCGCCCTCGGGCCTGTCGACGTGACCATCCTGACCGCCGCCGGCAAGGCGACGCGGGCGGCCGGCTTCTCGTACCTGCCGGTGCCGCAACTCGGGACGTTCGGAGCGATCACGCCCTCGCGGGGGAGCCAGGCCGGCGGCACCACGGTGCTGATTGCAGGTGACGGGTTCGTCGGTGCACCGATTGTCCGGATCGGTGGCGCGCTTGCGACGTCGGTGACGGTGATCAACCCGGGATACCTCACGGCCGTCACGCCCCCGGGGACGGGCGTTGGCGACCTGAGCGTGGAGGTGGGAGGTGCGACCGCCACGCGGGCCGGCGCGTTCACCTACCTGCCCGTGACACCGGGCGCGCCGACGATCGCGAGCGTCGCCCCGGTGTCTGGCCCACTGTCAGGTGGGACCCTCGTGACGATCTGCGGCCAGAACCTGGACACCCAGACCGCGGTGCTGTTCGGCGGCCGGCCCGGCCCCGTGCAGACGCGCGGCGAGGGGTGCCTCCGCGCGTACACGCCGTTCAACGACACGGCCGGTGCGGTCGACATCACGGTGCTGGCACCAGGCGGAAGCACGACGCGCTCGGCCGCCTTCTCGTACGTCACGCCCGGACCACTCCTCTCGTCCGGGCCGCTCGGGGATGGCACCATGTCCGTCGTGGCCGGCTACGTGGCCGGGACGTCGCCGAACGCGATCGTGCCGCAGGATCTCAACGGCGTCGAGGACGTGTATCTCTCCGACAACGCCGGCGGCCCGCGGCGTCTCGTGAGCGCGAACCCGGCCGGCGCTGCCGGCAATGGACGCAGCACGTTGCCCCGCCTCAGTGCGACGGGCCGGTTCCTGACGTTCGTCTCGGCGGCCTCGGACCTCGTGCCCGGCGACACCAACTTCGCCGACGACGTGTTCCTGCTCGATCGCGACAGCGACGGCAACGGGACGTTCGACGAGCCCGGCACATGGTCGCTCCGCCGCGTCAGCGTCGACACCACTGGCCTCCAGGGCAACGGCAACAGCGGTCAGGCCGAGATCAGCCCCGACGGGTACTGGGTGGCGTTCGCATCGGCGGCGACCAATCTCGTGGCGGGCGACGTCAACGACATGCCGGACATCTTCCTGCACCACTGGCCCTCCGGCACGACGACGCGCGTCAGCCAGCGCAGCGACGGCGGCCCGGCCAACCTGGCCAGTCGCGTGCCCAAGATCAGCCGCGATGGCAAGCGCGTCGTGTTCGCCTCGCGCGCCAGCGACCTCGTGCCCGGCGACGGCAACGGCCTGCTCGACGTCTTCCTCTGGGAGCAGGCCACAGGGGCAATCACACGCCTGTCCACGGCGCGCAACACGGGCGGACTCGGCGATGCCTCGGGCGAGAGCGATCTGCCGACGATCAGCGCCGACGGCACGCGCGTCACCTTCTGGACGAAGGCCGCCGACATCGTCGGGACGCAGCCCGGGCTGCTGCCGGACTGGCAAGTGGTCGTCGTCGACCTCGCGCCGCCACTCTCGGGCGACGCCGCTGTCGCCACGACGACCGACCCGTTCGCCGCAGGGCGCGCGACGGTGAGCGACGTTGGCCTCGCGCCCGCCTGGCGCGCGTTCGCCGGCGCCGCGGTGACGGTGCCCGACAACGGGCGCCACTGGCTCGCGACGAGCGTGTCGGGCGGGCTCGGCAACGGCCCGAGCACCAACGCCCAGATCAGCGGCGACGGGCGGACCGTGGTGTTCGAGTCCGCGGCCTCCGATCTGGTGCCCGACGACACCAACGGCGTCAGCGACGTGTTCCTCGTGCGCATCGACGAGTCCGGTGCACCCGGCGCGCCAGAGCGCGTCAGCCTCGACGCGGCAGGACGACAGATCGAGAGCCCGAGCCGGTCGCCCGTCGTCTCCTTCGATGGCGGCGTCGTCGGGTTCGTCTCGGGGGCCGGGCTCACTCCCGAGAGCGTCGGACAGTCGGGCTCCTGGCTCTACGTGCGGCTGCCATCGACCTGGGTGTCATCGGTCACGCCGGCGCACGGCCAGGCAGGCACGAGCGTCACCCTGACACTGCGTGGCGGCGGCCTGGTGCCCGGCACGACCGTGCGCCTGGGGCAGGGCACGCCGGTGGTGGCGCAGGCAGTGAGCGGCAGCGCACTGACCGTGACGCTGCCGGTCAGCGGCTCCGGTGTCCTCGACGTCGTGGTCACCGATCCCGACGGATCGTCGGCGACGCTGCCCGGCGCGTTCACGGTGACGACGGCGGGCACGGAAGACGCGGACGCCGACGGCCTGCCCGACACGTGGGAGCAGGCGTTCGGCCTGAGCGCGGTGTCGGCGTCGGGCCGCGACGGGGCGGGTGGCGACGCCGACGGCGACGGCCTGTCCAATGCTGCCGAATTCGCCCAGGGCACGCACCCGGCCGGCGTGTTCACACGCTACCTGGCCGAGGGCGCCACGAGCAGCTTCTTCTCGACGCGGATCGCGCTGGCAAACCCGTCGTCGACGACTCCGGTGACGGCGCTGCTGCACTTCCAGAAGGGCGACGGCAGCAGCGTGCCGCTCACCGTGGTCGTGCCCGCCCGGGAGAGTCGGAAGATCGTGGTCGAGTCGGTGCCAGGCATGGCGGAGGCGGAGTTCGCCACGCTCGTCGAGAGCGACGGCCCCGTCGTCGTCGACCGCCTCCTGTCGTGGGACAGGGGCACCGGCTACGGATCGCATGCGGAGGCGTCGCTGCCGGCGACATCCACCACGTGGTACCTGGCCGAAGGGGCCACGCACTCCGGCTTCGAGCTGTTCTACCTGCTCCAGAACCCGTCGGCGACCGAAGCGCAGGTGCGGGTGCGCTACCTGCGCCCGTCGGGACCGCCCCTCGAGCGCACGTATCCGGTGGCGCCTCGATCGCGCTTCAACATCTGGGTGGACCTCGAGACGTTCACGACGGGCGGGGTGACCGAGACGCTGGCCAGCACCGACGTGTCGGCCGCCATCGAGGTGATCAACGGCGTGCCGATCATCGCCGAGCGCGCCATGTACCTGAACCGGAACGGCCAGACGTTCGCGGCTGGGCACGAAAGCGCCGGCATCCGGGCGCCCGCCACCGAGTGGTTCCTGGCCGAGGGCGCGACCCTGAACTACTTCGACGAGTTCCTGCTGCTGGCCAACCCGAATGCGGCCGACGCGCAGGCGACGATTACGTACCTGCTGGAGGACGGCTCGACGCGTCAGCGCGCGATGACGGTTCCGGCCAACACCAGGCAGAACGTGTGGGTCAACGTCGAGCAGTTCGACGGCACGCCCGGCTACCCGATGGCCAACGTCGCGCACTCCACGCGCGTCACCGTGACCAACGGCGTGCCGATCGTCGTCGAGCGGGCGATGTGGTGGCCGCGGGAGTCGCCCAACTGGGTGGAAGCGCACAACTCGCCGGGCGCGGTCGTGACGGGGACGGCCTGGGCGGTGGCCGAGGGGCAGGCACAGGCGTCACCCCGGGTGTCCACCTACCTGCTGGTGGCCAACACCGCGGCCACCGACGCCACCGTGACGCTCACGCTGATGTTCGAGGGCGCGGCGCCGGTCAGCAGGACGTTCACGGTGGCGCCGACCAGTCGTCGCACCTTCGATGTCGCGGCGGAGTTCCCGGAGGCGATGGGCAGGACCTTCGGCGCGCGCGTGGAGAGCGTCGGCGCCGGGGGCGAGGCGATCGTCGTCGAGTGCGCGATCTACAGCGACGCGCAGGGCGTGACGTGGGCGGCCGGGAGCAACCACCTGGCGACGCGCCTGCGCTGA
- a CDS encoding APC family permease: MPSPAPPSTPLTLVRGLGLFAAYSMVVGNVIGTGVFLKARVMTCNVESPGMVIAVWVVAGLMSLLGALTYAELATLFPDAGGEYVFLRQAYGRLWGFLYGWTRFFVATAGALAALATGGAIFLNALAGNQLAAWQVTVPGFGAIGGIAMAAVVAVWVVTLINCLDVSTSGTVASGLTAMKLLLVSGVGLGAFLLADGSWSHYALSGAGGACEGVDAAARGGLAGIGAAMMAALWGYNGWNEVTYVAGEVRDPGRALPLAIIGGILTVAALYVTVNAGYFYVLTPEAVASVPAASPVATVAATQFLGPAATSLMAGMLSVSVFTALLIVALVGARIPYAMAQDGVFFRSLATLSPRTRVPIRALVAQAVWASLLVVTGSFDTLTDYVIFAVLIFLGLGTASVFVFRRRMPDAPRPYRTWGYPVVPALFLLTAGWLIVNTLITSPRQSLAGLALVALGVPFYLYWTRNSKSGI; this comes from the coding sequence GTGCCTTCCCCCGCGCCGCCTTCCACCCCGCTGACGCTGGTCCGCGGACTCGGCCTGTTTGCCGCCTACTCCATGGTCGTCGGCAACGTCATCGGCACGGGTGTGTTCCTGAAGGCGCGGGTGATGACCTGCAACGTCGAGTCGCCCGGCATGGTGATCGCGGTGTGGGTGGTGGCCGGCCTCATGAGCCTGCTGGGCGCGCTCACCTACGCCGAACTGGCGACGCTCTTCCCCGACGCCGGCGGCGAGTACGTCTTCCTCCGGCAGGCCTACGGTCGGCTCTGGGGGTTCCTGTACGGCTGGACGCGGTTCTTCGTCGCGACCGCAGGCGCGCTGGCGGCGCTGGCGACCGGCGGCGCCATCTTCCTGAACGCGCTGGCGGGCAACCAGCTGGCGGCCTGGCAGGTCACGGTGCCGGGGTTCGGCGCCATCGGCGGCATCGCCATGGCGGCCGTCGTCGCCGTGTGGGTGGTGACGCTGATCAACTGCCTCGACGTGTCGACGAGCGGGACGGTCGCCTCGGGGCTCACCGCCATGAAGCTGCTGCTGGTCAGCGGCGTCGGCCTCGGCGCCTTCCTGCTGGCCGACGGCTCGTGGAGTCACTACGCGCTGTCGGGCGCCGGTGGCGCCTGCGAAGGCGTGGATGCGGCGGCGCGCGGCGGCCTGGCCGGGATCGGCGCCGCGATGATGGCCGCCCTGTGGGGCTACAACGGCTGGAACGAGGTGACCTACGTCGCCGGCGAGGTGCGCGACCCGGGCCGGGCGCTGCCGCTGGCGATCATCGGCGGCATCCTGACGGTGGCGGCGCTCTACGTCACCGTGAATGCCGGCTACTTCTACGTGCTCACGCCAGAGGCGGTGGCCAGCGTGCCGGCGGCCTCGCCGGTGGCCACGGTGGCTGCGACGCAGTTCCTCGGGCCGGCGGCCACGAGCCTGATGGCCGGGATGCTGTCGGTGTCGGTCTTCACGGCACTGCTGATCGTCGCGCTGGTCGGCGCGCGCATCCCGTACGCGATGGCGCAGGACGGCGTGTTCTTCCGCAGCCTCGCGACGCTGAGTCCGCGGACGAGGGTGCCGATTCGGGCGCTCGTCGCGCAGGCGGTCTGGGCCTCGCTGCTGGTGGTGACCGGCTCGTTCGACACGCTGACCGACTACGTGATCTTCGCGGTCCTCATCTTCCTGGGCCTCGGCACGGCGTCGGTGTTCGTGTTCCGGCGCCGGATGCCCGACGCCCCGCGCCCGTACCGCACCTGGGGCTACCCCGTGGTGCCGGCGCTCTTCCTGCTCACCGCCGGCTGGCTGATCGTCAACACACTGATCACCAGCCCGCGCCAGTCGCTGGCCGGCCTCGCGCTGGTGGCGCTGGGCGTGCCCTTCTACCTGTACTGGACCCGCAATTCGAAATCTGGAATTTGA